A window from Drosophila yakuba strain Tai18E2 chromosome 3L, Prin_Dyak_Tai18E2_2.1, whole genome shotgun sequence encodes these proteins:
- the LOC6533364 gene encoding circadian locomoter output cycles protein kaput isoform X1 has product MDDESDDKDDTKSYLCRKSRNLSEKKRRDQFNSLVNDLSALISTSSRKMDKSTVLKSTIAFLKNHNEATDRSKVFEIQQDWKPAFLSNDEYTHLMLESLDGFMMVFSSMGSIFYASESITSQLGYLPQDLYNMTIYDLAYEMDHEALLNIFLNPTPVIEPRQTDISSSNQITFYTHLKRGGMEKVDANAYELVKFVGYFRNDTNTSTPTSAEASNGSNGQPAVLPRIFQQHSNAEVDKKLVFVGTGRVQNPQLIREMSIIDPTSNEFTSKHSMEWKFLFLDHRAPPIIGYMPFEVLGTSGYDYYHFDDLDSIVACHEELRQTGEGKSCYYRFLTKGQQWIWLQTDYYVSYHQFNSKPDYVVCTHKVVSYAEVLKDCRKDGQKSGNSSSSTTNNGSSKVIASAGTSSKSASATTTLRDFELSSQNLDGTLLGNSLASLGNETAATSPAVDSSPMWSASAVQPSGSCQINPLKTSRPASSYGNISSTGISPKAKRKCYFYNNRGNDSDSTSMSTDSVTSRQSLMTHVSSQSQRQRSHHHRENHHSQSHHHMQQQQQQQQQQQQQQQQQQQQQHQNPPQQHQQQQQQQLQQQLQHTVGTQKMVPLLPLAPTQIMTGNSCQFPQPAYPLASPQLVAPTFLEPPQYLTAIPMQPVIAPFPVAPVLSPLAQPQPDMLPDTVVMTPTQSQLQDQLQRKHDELQKLIMQQQNELRIVSEQLLLSRYTYLQPMMSMGFAPGNMTASAVGNLGAGGQRGMNFSSSNAVQPQFNQYGFALNSEQMLNQQDQQMMMQQQQNLHTQHQHNLQAQHQSHSQLQQHSQQQSQQQQQQQQQQQQQQQQQQQQQQQQQQQQQQQQQQQQQQQQQQQQQLQLQQQNDILLREDIDDIDAFLNLSPLHSLGSQSAINPFNSGSNNNNQSFNGGGNQNNGNQSSNNNRSTNPPQNNNEDSLLSYMQMATESSPSINFHMGISDDGSETQSEDNKMMHTSNSNLVQQQQQQQQQQQQQQQQQQQQQQQQQQILQQQQQQQSNNFFSSNPFLNSQNQNQNQLPNDLEILPYQMSQEQSQNLFNSPHTAPGSSQ; this is encoded by the exons ATGGACGACGAGAGCGACGACAAGGATGATACAAAAAG CTACCTTTGCAGGAAATCGCGTAATCTCAGCGAGAAGAAGCGGCGGGATCAGTTCAACTCGCTGGTCAACGATCTGAGCGCCCTCATATCCACCTCCAGTCGAAAGATGGACAAGTCCACGGTGCTCAAGTCCACGATTGCCTTCCTGAAGAATCATAATG AGGCCACCGATCGCTCCAAGGTTTTCGAAATACAACAGGACTGGAAGCCCGCGTTCCTCAGCAACGATGAGTACACTCATCTCATGCTGGAGTCCCTCGATGGTTTCATGATGGTCTTCAGCAGCATGGGCTCCATCTTCTACGCCTCGGAAAGTATTACCTCCCAGCTGGGTTATCTGCCG CAAGATTTGTACAACATGACCATATACGACCTGGCCTACGAGATGGACCACGAGGCGCTGCTGAACATCTTCCTGAATCCCACGCCGGTAATCGAGCccagacagacggacatcAGTTCCAGCAACCAGATCACCTTCTACACCCATTTGAAACGCGGCGGCATGGAGAAAGTGGATGCCAATGCCTACGAGTTGGTCAAATTCGTGGGCTACTTTC GTAACGATACCAACACCTCGACGCCCACCAGTGCAGAGGCATCGAATGGCTCAAATGGACAACCTGCGGTGCTGCCGCGCATCTTCCAGCAGCACTCCAATGCCGAGGTGGACAAGAAGCTGGTTTTCGTGGGCACGGGACGCGTACAGAATCCGCAGCTGATCAGGGAAATGAGCATCATCGATCCCACCAGTAATGAGTTCACCTCGAAGCACAGCATGGAGTGgaagtttctgtttctggatCACCGAGCACCGCCGATCATTGGATATATGCCCTTTGAGGTTCTGGGCACTTCCGGCTATGATTACTACCACTTCGATGACCTGGACAGCATTGTGGCGTGCCATGAAGAGC TGAGGCAAACGGGTGAGGGCAAGTCCTGCTACTACAGATTCCTCACGAAGGGCCAGCAGTGGATATGGCTGCAAACGGACTACTATGTGAGCTACCACCAGTTCAACTCCAAGCCGGACTACGTGGTCTGCACCCACAAGGTGGTCAGCTATGCCGAGGTTCTCAAGGATTGTCGCAAGGATGGCCAAAAGTCCggcaatagcagcagcagcaccaccaacaatggcagcagcaAAGTCATTGCCTCCGCGGGAACCAGCAGCAAATCCGCATCTGCCACCACAACACTGAGGGACTTCGAGCTGAGCAGCCAGAATCTGGATGGCACATTGCTGGGCAATAGTCTCGCCAGTTTGGGCAATGAAACGGCAGCCACCTCACCCGCCGTCGACTCATCGCCCATGTGGTCCGCCTCGGCGGTCCAACCGTCTGGTTCCTGCCAAATAAATCCGCTGAAGACATCGCGTCCCGCCTCAAGTTATGGGAATATCAGTTCCACAGGCATTTCGCCGAAGGCCAAGCGAAAGTGCTACTTCTACAACAACCGGGGAAATGACTCGGATTCCACGTCCATGTCCACGGATTCGGTCACCAGTCGGCAGTCCCTAATGACGCACGTCAGTTCG CAAAGCCAACGGCAGCGATCGCATCACCATCGAGAAAATCATCACAGTCAGTCACATCATCAcatgcagcaacaacagcagcagcagcagcaacaacagcagcaacaacaacagcagcaacagcagcagcatcagaatccgccgcagcaacatcagcaacagcagcagcagcaactgcagcagcagctgcaacataCAGTGGGCACTCAAAAAATGGTGCCCCTCCTGCCGCTTGCGCCCACGCAAATTATGACTGGAAATTCGTGTCAGTTCCCGCAACCCGCCTATCCGCTGGCTAGTCCCCAACTGGTGGCACCCACATTTCTGGAGCCGCCACAATATCTCACCGCCATTCCCATGCAACCAGTGATCGCTCCGTTTCCGGTGGCGCCAGTTCTTTCGCCACTGGCGCAACCACAACCGGATATGCTGCCCGACACGGTGGTGATGACGCCAACGCAGAGTCAGTTGCAGGATCAGCTGCAGCGTAAGCACGACGAGCTGCAAAAGCTGATcatgcagcagcagaatgAGCTGAGGATCGTCTcggagcagctgctcctctCCCGCTACACATATCTGCAGCCCATGATGTCGATGGGTTTCGCACCGGGCAACATGACAGCATCAGCGGTGGGCAATTTGGGTGCAGGTGGCCAGCGGGGCATGaacttcagcagcagcaatgcaGTGCAGCCGCAGTTCAATCAGTATGGCTTCGCGCTGAACTCGGAGCAGATGCTCAACCAGCAGGATCAGCAGATGatgatgcagcagcagcagaatctGCACACGCAGCACCAGCACAATCTGCAGGCGCAGCATCAGAGCCACTCGCAGTTGCAGCAACACAGTCAGCAGCAaagtcagcagcagcaacagcagcagcagcaacaacagcaacagcagcagcagcagcaacagcaacagcagcagcagcaacaacagcaacagcagcaacagcagcaacagcagcaacaacaacagcagcaacagcagcagttacagctgcagcaacaaaatgATATCTTACTGCGCGAGGACATCGATGATATAGACGCCTTCCTCAATCTATCACCGCTGCACTCGCTGGGCTCGCAATCCGCCATCAATCCCTTTAACTCcggcagcaataacaacaatcaAAGCTTCAATGGCGGCGGTAATCAGAATAATGGCAACCAGagtagcaacaacaatcgcagTACAAATCCCCCGCAAAATAACAATGAGGACTCTCTGTTGTCCTACATGCAAATGGCCACCGAATCGAGTCCTTCGATCAACTTTCACATGGGCATCAGCGATGATGGCTCCGAAACGCAGAGCGAGGACAACAAGATGATGCACACTTCCAACAGCAATctggtgcagcagcagcagcaacagcagcagcaacaacagcagcagcaacaacagcagcagcaacaacaacagcagcagcagcaaatcctgcagcagcagcagcaacagcaatcaAACAACTTTTTCAGTTCGAATCCCTTTCTCAACAGTCAGAATCAGAACCAAAATCAGTTGCCAAACGATCTGGAAATATTGCCATACCAGATGTCCCAAGAGCAATCACAGAATCTATTCAACTCGCCACACACAGCACCGGGCAGTAGTCAATAG
- the LOC6533364 gene encoding circadian locomoter output cycles protein kaput isoform X2, whose amino-acid sequence MDDESDDKDDTKRKSRNLSEKKRRDQFNSLVNDLSALISTSSRKMDKSTVLKSTIAFLKNHNEATDRSKVFEIQQDWKPAFLSNDEYTHLMLESLDGFMMVFSSMGSIFYASESITSQLGYLPQDLYNMTIYDLAYEMDHEALLNIFLNPTPVIEPRQTDISSSNQITFYTHLKRGGMEKVDANAYELVKFVGYFRNDTNTSTPTSAEASNGSNGQPAVLPRIFQQHSNAEVDKKLVFVGTGRVQNPQLIREMSIIDPTSNEFTSKHSMEWKFLFLDHRAPPIIGYMPFEVLGTSGYDYYHFDDLDSIVACHEELRQTGEGKSCYYRFLTKGQQWIWLQTDYYVSYHQFNSKPDYVVCTHKVVSYAEVLKDCRKDGQKSGNSSSSTTNNGSSKVIASAGTSSKSASATTTLRDFELSSQNLDGTLLGNSLASLGNETAATSPAVDSSPMWSASAVQPSGSCQINPLKTSRPASSYGNISSTGISPKAKRKCYFYNNRGNDSDSTSMSTDSVTSRQSLMTHVSSQSQRQRSHHHRENHHSQSHHHMQQQQQQQQQQQQQQQQQQQQQHQNPPQQHQQQQQQQLQQQLQHTVGTQKMVPLLPLAPTQIMTGNSCQFPQPAYPLASPQLVAPTFLEPPQYLTAIPMQPVIAPFPVAPVLSPLAQPQPDMLPDTVVMTPTQSQLQDQLQRKHDELQKLIMQQQNELRIVSEQLLLSRYTYLQPMMSMGFAPGNMTASAVGNLGAGGQRGMNFSSSNAVQPQFNQYGFALNSEQMLNQQDQQMMMQQQQNLHTQHQHNLQAQHQSHSQLQQHSQQQSQQQQQQQQQQQQQQQQQQQQQQQQQQQQQQQQQQQQQQQQQQQQQLQLQQQNDILLREDIDDIDAFLNLSPLHSLGSQSAINPFNSGSNNNNQSFNGGGNQNNGNQSSNNNRSTNPPQNNNEDSLLSYMQMATESSPSINFHMGISDDGSETQSEDNKMMHTSNSNLVQQQQQQQQQQQQQQQQQQQQQQQQQQILQQQQQQQSNNFFSSNPFLNSQNQNQNQLPNDLEILPYQMSQEQSQNLFNSPHTAPGSSQ is encoded by the exons ATGGACGACGAGAGCGACGACAAGGATGATACAAAAAG GAAATCGCGTAATCTCAGCGAGAAGAAGCGGCGGGATCAGTTCAACTCGCTGGTCAACGATCTGAGCGCCCTCATATCCACCTCCAGTCGAAAGATGGACAAGTCCACGGTGCTCAAGTCCACGATTGCCTTCCTGAAGAATCATAATG AGGCCACCGATCGCTCCAAGGTTTTCGAAATACAACAGGACTGGAAGCCCGCGTTCCTCAGCAACGATGAGTACACTCATCTCATGCTGGAGTCCCTCGATGGTTTCATGATGGTCTTCAGCAGCATGGGCTCCATCTTCTACGCCTCGGAAAGTATTACCTCCCAGCTGGGTTATCTGCCG CAAGATTTGTACAACATGACCATATACGACCTGGCCTACGAGATGGACCACGAGGCGCTGCTGAACATCTTCCTGAATCCCACGCCGGTAATCGAGCccagacagacggacatcAGTTCCAGCAACCAGATCACCTTCTACACCCATTTGAAACGCGGCGGCATGGAGAAAGTGGATGCCAATGCCTACGAGTTGGTCAAATTCGTGGGCTACTTTC GTAACGATACCAACACCTCGACGCCCACCAGTGCAGAGGCATCGAATGGCTCAAATGGACAACCTGCGGTGCTGCCGCGCATCTTCCAGCAGCACTCCAATGCCGAGGTGGACAAGAAGCTGGTTTTCGTGGGCACGGGACGCGTACAGAATCCGCAGCTGATCAGGGAAATGAGCATCATCGATCCCACCAGTAATGAGTTCACCTCGAAGCACAGCATGGAGTGgaagtttctgtttctggatCACCGAGCACCGCCGATCATTGGATATATGCCCTTTGAGGTTCTGGGCACTTCCGGCTATGATTACTACCACTTCGATGACCTGGACAGCATTGTGGCGTGCCATGAAGAGC TGAGGCAAACGGGTGAGGGCAAGTCCTGCTACTACAGATTCCTCACGAAGGGCCAGCAGTGGATATGGCTGCAAACGGACTACTATGTGAGCTACCACCAGTTCAACTCCAAGCCGGACTACGTGGTCTGCACCCACAAGGTGGTCAGCTATGCCGAGGTTCTCAAGGATTGTCGCAAGGATGGCCAAAAGTCCggcaatagcagcagcagcaccaccaacaatggcagcagcaAAGTCATTGCCTCCGCGGGAACCAGCAGCAAATCCGCATCTGCCACCACAACACTGAGGGACTTCGAGCTGAGCAGCCAGAATCTGGATGGCACATTGCTGGGCAATAGTCTCGCCAGTTTGGGCAATGAAACGGCAGCCACCTCACCCGCCGTCGACTCATCGCCCATGTGGTCCGCCTCGGCGGTCCAACCGTCTGGTTCCTGCCAAATAAATCCGCTGAAGACATCGCGTCCCGCCTCAAGTTATGGGAATATCAGTTCCACAGGCATTTCGCCGAAGGCCAAGCGAAAGTGCTACTTCTACAACAACCGGGGAAATGACTCGGATTCCACGTCCATGTCCACGGATTCGGTCACCAGTCGGCAGTCCCTAATGACGCACGTCAGTTCG CAAAGCCAACGGCAGCGATCGCATCACCATCGAGAAAATCATCACAGTCAGTCACATCATCAcatgcagcaacaacagcagcagcagcagcaacaacagcagcaacaacaacagcagcaacagcagcagcatcagaatccgccgcagcaacatcagcaacagcagcagcagcaactgcagcagcagctgcaacataCAGTGGGCACTCAAAAAATGGTGCCCCTCCTGCCGCTTGCGCCCACGCAAATTATGACTGGAAATTCGTGTCAGTTCCCGCAACCCGCCTATCCGCTGGCTAGTCCCCAACTGGTGGCACCCACATTTCTGGAGCCGCCACAATATCTCACCGCCATTCCCATGCAACCAGTGATCGCTCCGTTTCCGGTGGCGCCAGTTCTTTCGCCACTGGCGCAACCACAACCGGATATGCTGCCCGACACGGTGGTGATGACGCCAACGCAGAGTCAGTTGCAGGATCAGCTGCAGCGTAAGCACGACGAGCTGCAAAAGCTGATcatgcagcagcagaatgAGCTGAGGATCGTCTcggagcagctgctcctctCCCGCTACACATATCTGCAGCCCATGATGTCGATGGGTTTCGCACCGGGCAACATGACAGCATCAGCGGTGGGCAATTTGGGTGCAGGTGGCCAGCGGGGCATGaacttcagcagcagcaatgcaGTGCAGCCGCAGTTCAATCAGTATGGCTTCGCGCTGAACTCGGAGCAGATGCTCAACCAGCAGGATCAGCAGATGatgatgcagcagcagcagaatctGCACACGCAGCACCAGCACAATCTGCAGGCGCAGCATCAGAGCCACTCGCAGTTGCAGCAACACAGTCAGCAGCAaagtcagcagcagcaacagcagcagcagcaacaacagcaacagcagcagcagcagcaacagcaacagcagcagcagcaacaacagcaacagcagcaacagcagcaacagcagcaacaacaacagcagcaacagcagcagttacagctgcagcaacaaaatgATATCTTACTGCGCGAGGACATCGATGATATAGACGCCTTCCTCAATCTATCACCGCTGCACTCGCTGGGCTCGCAATCCGCCATCAATCCCTTTAACTCcggcagcaataacaacaatcaAAGCTTCAATGGCGGCGGTAATCAGAATAATGGCAACCAGagtagcaacaacaatcgcagTACAAATCCCCCGCAAAATAACAATGAGGACTCTCTGTTGTCCTACATGCAAATGGCCACCGAATCGAGTCCTTCGATCAACTTTCACATGGGCATCAGCGATGATGGCTCCGAAACGCAGAGCGAGGACAACAAGATGATGCACACTTCCAACAGCAATctggtgcagcagcagcagcaacagcagcagcaacaacagcagcagcaacaacagcagcagcaacaacaacagcagcagcagcaaatcctgcagcagcagcagcaacagcaatcaAACAACTTTTTCAGTTCGAATCCCTTTCTCAACAGTCAGAATCAGAACCAAAATCAGTTGCCAAACGATCTGGAAATATTGCCATACCAGATGTCCCAAGAGCAATCACAGAATCTATTCAACTCGCCACACACAGCACCGGGCAGTAGTCAATAG
- the LOC6533364 gene encoding circadian locomoter output cycles protein kaput isoform X3, producing MNLIRNERSNGIIKVTFAKQDLYNMTIYDLAYEMDHEALLNIFLNPTPVIEPRQTDISSSNQITFYTHLKRGGMEKVDANAYELVKFVGYFRNDTNTSTPTSAEASNGSNGQPAVLPRIFQQHSNAEVDKKLVFVGTGRVQNPQLIREMSIIDPTSNEFTSKHSMEWKFLFLDHRAPPIIGYMPFEVLGTSGYDYYHFDDLDSIVACHEELRQTGEGKSCYYRFLTKGQQWIWLQTDYYVSYHQFNSKPDYVVCTHKVVSYAEVLKDCRKDGQKSGNSSSSTTNNGSSKVIASAGTSSKSASATTTLRDFELSSQNLDGTLLGNSLASLGNETAATSPAVDSSPMWSASAVQPSGSCQINPLKTSRPASSYGNISSTGISPKAKRKCYFYNNRGNDSDSTSMSTDSVTSRQSLMTHVSSQSQRQRSHHHRENHHSQSHHHMQQQQQQQQQQQQQQQQQQQQQHQNPPQQHQQQQQQQLQQQLQHTVGTQKMVPLLPLAPTQIMTGNSCQFPQPAYPLASPQLVAPTFLEPPQYLTAIPMQPVIAPFPVAPVLSPLAQPQPDMLPDTVVMTPTQSQLQDQLQRKHDELQKLIMQQQNELRIVSEQLLLSRYTYLQPMMSMGFAPGNMTASAVGNLGAGGQRGMNFSSSNAVQPQFNQYGFALNSEQMLNQQDQQMMMQQQQNLHTQHQHNLQAQHQSHSQLQQHSQQQSQQQQQQQQQQQQQQQQQQQQQQQQQQQQQQQQQQQQQQQQQQQQQLQLQQQNDILLREDIDDIDAFLNLSPLHSLGSQSAINPFNSGSNNNNQSFNGGGNQNNGNQSSNNNRSTNPPQNNNEDSLLSYMQMATESSPSINFHMGISDDGSETQSEDNKMMHTSNSNLVQQQQQQQQQQQQQQQQQQQQQQQQQQILQQQQQQQSNNFFSSNPFLNSQNQNQNQLPNDLEILPYQMSQEQSQNLFNSPHTAPGSSQ from the exons ATGAATCTTATACGAAATGAAAGGAGTAATGGGATAATTAAAGTTACATTTgcaaaa CAAGATTTGTACAACATGACCATATACGACCTGGCCTACGAGATGGACCACGAGGCGCTGCTGAACATCTTCCTGAATCCCACGCCGGTAATCGAGCccagacagacggacatcAGTTCCAGCAACCAGATCACCTTCTACACCCATTTGAAACGCGGCGGCATGGAGAAAGTGGATGCCAATGCCTACGAGTTGGTCAAATTCGTGGGCTACTTTC GTAACGATACCAACACCTCGACGCCCACCAGTGCAGAGGCATCGAATGGCTCAAATGGACAACCTGCGGTGCTGCCGCGCATCTTCCAGCAGCACTCCAATGCCGAGGTGGACAAGAAGCTGGTTTTCGTGGGCACGGGACGCGTACAGAATCCGCAGCTGATCAGGGAAATGAGCATCATCGATCCCACCAGTAATGAGTTCACCTCGAAGCACAGCATGGAGTGgaagtttctgtttctggatCACCGAGCACCGCCGATCATTGGATATATGCCCTTTGAGGTTCTGGGCACTTCCGGCTATGATTACTACCACTTCGATGACCTGGACAGCATTGTGGCGTGCCATGAAGAGC TGAGGCAAACGGGTGAGGGCAAGTCCTGCTACTACAGATTCCTCACGAAGGGCCAGCAGTGGATATGGCTGCAAACGGACTACTATGTGAGCTACCACCAGTTCAACTCCAAGCCGGACTACGTGGTCTGCACCCACAAGGTGGTCAGCTATGCCGAGGTTCTCAAGGATTGTCGCAAGGATGGCCAAAAGTCCggcaatagcagcagcagcaccaccaacaatggcagcagcaAAGTCATTGCCTCCGCGGGAACCAGCAGCAAATCCGCATCTGCCACCACAACACTGAGGGACTTCGAGCTGAGCAGCCAGAATCTGGATGGCACATTGCTGGGCAATAGTCTCGCCAGTTTGGGCAATGAAACGGCAGCCACCTCACCCGCCGTCGACTCATCGCCCATGTGGTCCGCCTCGGCGGTCCAACCGTCTGGTTCCTGCCAAATAAATCCGCTGAAGACATCGCGTCCCGCCTCAAGTTATGGGAATATCAGTTCCACAGGCATTTCGCCGAAGGCCAAGCGAAAGTGCTACTTCTACAACAACCGGGGAAATGACTCGGATTCCACGTCCATGTCCACGGATTCGGTCACCAGTCGGCAGTCCCTAATGACGCACGTCAGTTCG CAAAGCCAACGGCAGCGATCGCATCACCATCGAGAAAATCATCACAGTCAGTCACATCATCAcatgcagcaacaacagcagcagcagcagcaacaacagcagcaacaacaacagcagcaacagcagcagcatcagaatccgccgcagcaacatcagcaacagcagcagcagcaactgcagcagcagctgcaacataCAGTGGGCACTCAAAAAATGGTGCCCCTCCTGCCGCTTGCGCCCACGCAAATTATGACTGGAAATTCGTGTCAGTTCCCGCAACCCGCCTATCCGCTGGCTAGTCCCCAACTGGTGGCACCCACATTTCTGGAGCCGCCACAATATCTCACCGCCATTCCCATGCAACCAGTGATCGCTCCGTTTCCGGTGGCGCCAGTTCTTTCGCCACTGGCGCAACCACAACCGGATATGCTGCCCGACACGGTGGTGATGACGCCAACGCAGAGTCAGTTGCAGGATCAGCTGCAGCGTAAGCACGACGAGCTGCAAAAGCTGATcatgcagcagcagaatgAGCTGAGGATCGTCTcggagcagctgctcctctCCCGCTACACATATCTGCAGCCCATGATGTCGATGGGTTTCGCACCGGGCAACATGACAGCATCAGCGGTGGGCAATTTGGGTGCAGGTGGCCAGCGGGGCATGaacttcagcagcagcaatgcaGTGCAGCCGCAGTTCAATCAGTATGGCTTCGCGCTGAACTCGGAGCAGATGCTCAACCAGCAGGATCAGCAGATGatgatgcagcagcagcagaatctGCACACGCAGCACCAGCACAATCTGCAGGCGCAGCATCAGAGCCACTCGCAGTTGCAGCAACACAGTCAGCAGCAaagtcagcagcagcaacagcagcagcagcaacaacagcaacagcagcagcagcagcaacagcaacagcagcagcagcaacaacagcaacagcagcaacagcagcaacagcagcaacaacaacagcagcaacagcagcagttacagctgcagcaacaaaatgATATCTTACTGCGCGAGGACATCGATGATATAGACGCCTTCCTCAATCTATCACCGCTGCACTCGCTGGGCTCGCAATCCGCCATCAATCCCTTTAACTCcggcagcaataacaacaatcaAAGCTTCAATGGCGGCGGTAATCAGAATAATGGCAACCAGagtagcaacaacaatcgcagTACAAATCCCCCGCAAAATAACAATGAGGACTCTCTGTTGTCCTACATGCAAATGGCCACCGAATCGAGTCCTTCGATCAACTTTCACATGGGCATCAGCGATGATGGCTCCGAAACGCAGAGCGAGGACAACAAGATGATGCACACTTCCAACAGCAATctggtgcagcagcagcagcaacagcagcagcaacaacagcagcagcaacaacagcagcagcaacaacaacagcagcagcagcaaatcctgcagcagcagcagcaacagcaatcaAACAACTTTTTCAGTTCGAATCCCTTTCTCAACAGTCAGAATCAGAACCAAAATCAGTTGCCAAACGATCTGGAAATATTGCCATACCAGATGTCCCAAGAGCAATCACAGAATCTATTCAACTCGCCACACACAGCACCGGGCAGTAGTCAATAG
- the LOC26536340 gene encoding microtubule-associated protein RP/EB family member 1, protein MSVNVNSKTKAVNVYCTNVSSDNPSRMEMVSWVNHTLKTQLSKVEELCTGAAYCQLMDMLFANSIPMQRVKFRTNLEHEYIQNFKLLQACFNKVCVDKIIPLDRLVKGRFQDNLEFLQWFRKFFDANYEGRLYDPVAARKGAVMGLGSPPMETKLHSSASRSNRQTTETPQEPPAKSECQGAITEPEKLTPEQQLQSYRNFLPIMTKERDFYLSKLRDVERLCQKYTTGKDGELSEKITQVIYAD, encoded by the coding sequence ATGTCTGTGAATGTGaattcaaaaacaaaggcCGTGAATGTTTACTGCACAAACGTGTCCAGCGATAATCCGTCGCGCATGGAAATGGTATCCTGGGTGAATCATACATTGAAGACGCAGTTGTCCAAGGTCGAGGAATTGTGCACCGGTGCGGCGTACTGCCAGTTAATGGATATGCTGTTTGCCAATTCGATACCGATGCAGCGAGTCAAGTTTCGCACCAACCTAGAGCATGAGTACATACAAAATTTTAAGCTTCTACAGGCGTGTTTCAACAAAGTCTGTGTGGATAAGATCATACCCCTGGACAGGCTGGTCAAGGGTCGATTCCAGGATAACTTGGAGTTTCTGCAGTGGTTCCGCAAGTTCTTCGATGCCAACTATGAGGGTCGACTTTATGATCCCGTGGCCGCTCGCAAAGGTGCAGTTATGGGACTTGGTTCACCGCCCATGGAAACCAAGTTGCATAGCTCTGCGTCCAGGTCCAATCGTCAAACTACTGAAACACCCCAAGAACCACCTGCCAAATCTGAATGTCAAGGTGCAATTACAGAGCCGGAAAAGCTAACTCCTGAACAGCAGTTGCAGAGTTACCGTAATTTTTTGCCGATAATGACAAAGGAAAGGGATTTTTACTTATCAAAACTGAGAGATGTTGAACGTCTTTGCCAGAAATACACTACTGGCAAAGATGGGGAATTATCAGAGAAGATTACTCAGGTTATTTACGCCGACTAA